The Bacillota bacterium DNA segment TCACCACGTAGTCCGCCAGTCGCAGAGCCAGCCGCGTGGCGAGGATGGAGTTGTTGCCGTGGGCGATGTTGGCAAAGGGGCCGCCGTGCACAAAAGCCGCCTGTCCTTCCGCCGTTTGCACCAGGTTGGGTTTCAGGGCGTCTTTCATTATCACGGCCAGCGCCCCGGCCACTTTCAGGTCGCGCGCAAAGACCGGCCGGCCGTCGCGAGTGTAGGCCACCAGGACGTTCCCGGCCCGCTCCTTGAAATCCTGCAACCCTTCGGCCAGGCACAGGAGCGCCATAATCTCGGAGGCCACGGTAATGTCAAACCCGCTTTCGCGTGGTACGCCGTCGACCTTGTTGCCGAGACCGCACACCACATTGCGCAGTTGCCGGTCGTTGACGTCGACCACCCGGCGCCAGAGCACCCGTTTGGGATCGATGTTCAGGGTATTGCCCTGGAAGATGTGGTTGTCCACCACGGCCGCCAGCACGTTGTGCGCGGCGGTGACCGCGTGAATGTCGCCGGTGAAGTGCAGGTTGATGTCTTCCATCGGCAAAACTTGAGAGTAACCCCCGCCGGCCGCGCCCCCCTTGACCCCGAAAGTGGGGCCCATTGACGGCTCGCGCAGGCACACCGCCACCTTCAGGCCCAGTCGGCCCAGGGCCTGCGTCAGCCCGATCGCCGTGCAGGTTTTGCCCTCTCCGGCCGGGGTAGGAGTGATGGCGGTCGTGAAAATCAGCTTGCCCGGCGGGCGCTCCCGCACGCGTTCCCACAGGCCGTTTGTAACCTTGGCCTTGTACTTCCCGTAGAGTTCCAGATCCTCTTCGGCCAGACCCAGATGGCGCGCCACCTCGATTATCGGTTTGAGTGCGGCACTCTGGGCGATTTCGATGTCGGAAAGCATCGTCTGTCTCTTTACCTCCCTGTTTCGTGGGTTAATGGTTATCGGCCTGCGGCCTGGGGAGCAGTCCCGCTTCGCTGACGATCTCCGGTACCGCTTCCTCCCACCTGATGGCCATGACGTGGACGCCCCGAACGCCTTCGATCGTGCGCAGCTGCCGGATCAGCTCGACGGCGAACCGTTTCCCCTCCAGCACTTGGTCCGCGGCCCCCTCCACGCGACGAATGAGCTCAGCGGGCACCACCATGCCGGGAATCTTGCTGATGTACCTCAGGGTACCCGCAGACTTCGGCGGCACCACGCCGGCCAGGATAAAGACTTCCTTATCCCACCCCTGCTCCCGGACGGCGGCCATGAAATCCCGAAACAACTCGAGGTCGTATACCGCCTGCGTTTGAATAAAGCGGGCCCCGGCGGCGATTTTCTTTCCCAACCGCAACACCCGCAACGGCAGCGGGCCGGCGAAGGGGTTCTCCACGGCACCGACGAACAACTCCGGCGGCGGCTTTACCTGGTCCCCGTTCAGAAACCGGCCCTCGCACAGCCGGCGCGCCAGGCCCACCAGTTGCACCGAGTCCAGGTCGAAGACGCCCCGTGCCTGGGGGTGGTTGCCGAATTGCTGGTGGTCACCGGTGAGGCAGAGCACGTTCCTGATCCCCAGGCTGGCGGCGCCCAGCAGGTCGCTTTGCAGGGCGAGGCGGTTGCGGTCGCGGGTGGTGAGCTGGAACACCGGCTCGCCCCCGGCCTGCAGTACGTGCCCCGCGGCGGCCAAAGAGCACAAGTGCACCACCGCGCCCTGGTTGTCGGTGACGTTCTGGGCATCCGTGCAGTCCCGGAGCAAGGCCGCGTGCCGGCGTACGCTCTCCCCGGACGCCCCCTTCGGCGGGCCGATTTCGGCCGTCACCGCAAAGTGGCCCTGTTCCAGAACCCTCTGCAAATTGCCCGGTGTGCTCACGGCATCAGGTCCTCCCGCGCCACGGACCGCACCCCCGCTCCCGCACGGGACCAGTCCTTGGGTGGCGTGATGACGTTCAAATTCTTCAATCGGCCTTGGCCGGACAGCCGCTCGTAGATGAGATTCCAGGCGCAAGGTTGGTCGCGTCCGATCTCGCAGCGCCCGTTCACCGACCCGCCGCACGGACCGTTGAGCAGTTCCTTGGCGCACCGGCTCACCGGGCAAATGCCGCCCGTTTCTCCCAAGACACACTCCCCGCACATGCGGCAGCGTTCTTCCCAATGCCCGGCGGCCGGGGAGCCGCCGGCGAACACGGTGTCCACGGCGGGGAATACCGGTTTGCCCGGATAGCGCTCCGCCATGTACTGCACCCCCACGCCGCACCCCAGGGAAAAGCAGGCTTGGGCCTGTTCCATGAGATTATCGAACGGCGGCAGGAATCCAGGATCGCACTGGCGGGCGACGGTCGCCCGGATCACGGTGCGTTTTTGCCCGAGCCGCTTGGCCGCAAGTTCAAGCTGGGTCGCGAGCAGTCCCACCTCGCGCTCGCCACCCGCCCCGCAGACCGCCACGCAGCCCTTGCATCCGGCCACCAGGATGGTGCTTTTTCCCGTGGCCGCCGCCAGCAACGGGGGCGCCGGCTTTCTCCGCGCCACGATCACGGACCGCACCTCCCTTCGGCGGCCGCGGCGTGCACCAGCGGGAATACAGGCCCCAGAAGCCGCACCCGCCCCGTGAACTCGGCCGCCATCCGCGCAAAAGACGGGCCCATTGACGCCGCCAGATGGTGCATTTCCAGCCGTTCGGCCTCCAGCCCGACCTCGGAGAGAAACGTCCGCATCCGCTCCACCCGCCTGCCGGCCCGGGTGTTTCCCACCAGGTAGTGACAGCTGCCCTCCAGACACCCGGCCACCACCACACCGTCGGCGCCGCCCGCAAAGGCGCGCAGGATGGACTCCTCGTCAACCCGGCCCGAGCAGGGCACCCGGATGATCCGCACTTCCGAGGGGTACTGCAGGCGCATTATCCCGGCCGTGTCCGCCGCGCCGTAGGCGCAGTGGTGGCAGCAGAAGGCGATGATTTTGGGCTGCCATTTTTTCTCGACCGTCATCTTGCTGACAGGTGGCAGACAATAAGTGCCGCCATCGTTGTTTTACCGGGGCCGCCCTTGCCCGCCGGGGCTTTTGTCAGATCCACTGTCCTTTCTCCTCCTTGAAGATGCAGATGTGTAGTTAGTTGATACTCCATTAGTTGTCTTTTATGGAGCCAGTATAGGAGATACGCTTTCCCCCCGGCAACGATTGGGCTGTGAAATGCTTACTAAGCACGGTGAAGTGAGTGTATGAAAAGTGGATTGGAACCTGAAAGTCACAGATCGTTTCGCCGATCTCGGCCAACT contains these protein-coding regions:
- a CDS encoding formate--tetrahydrofolate ligase, with amino-acid sequence MLSDIEIAQSAALKPIIEVARHLGLAEEDLELYGKYKAKVTNGLWERVRERPPGKLIFTTAITPTPAGEGKTCTAIGLTQALGRLGLKVAVCLREPSMGPTFGVKGGAAGGGYSQVLPMEDINLHFTGDIHAVTAAHNVLAAVVDNHIFQGNTLNIDPKRVLWRRVVDVNDRQLRNVVCGLGNKVDGVPRESGFDITVASEIMALLCLAEGLQDFKERAGNVLVAYTRDGRPVFARDLKVAGALAVIMKDALKPNLVQTAEGQAAFVHGGPFANIAHGNNSILATRLALRLADYVVTEGGFGSDLGAEKFFDIVCGYGGFQPDAVVLVATVRALKMHGGLPLGEVTRPNVEALGAGLANLDAHIDNITGNFNLPVVVAVNRFPTDADAELNLIREHCLARGIPVAVSEVVARGGEGGLELAEKVLAILARAPGGFRPLYDWNLPIREKIEIIARRVYGAEGVVFTDQAEADIQTLTRLGFDRLPICMAKTQSSLSDNPRLLGRPKGWLLTVREVRAAVGSGFLVVLAGKIMTMPGLPLVPAAEKVDIDSAGNAVGLF
- a CDS encoding methylenetetrahydrofolate reductase, with amino-acid sequence MSTPGNLQRVLEQGHFAVTAEIGPPKGASGESVRRHAALLRDCTDAQNVTDNQGAVVHLCSLAAAGHVLQAGGEPVFQLTTRDRNRLALQSDLLGAASLGIRNVLCLTGDHQQFGNHPQARGVFDLDSVQLVGLARRLCEGRFLNGDQVKPPPELFVGAVENPFAGPLPLRVLRLGKKIAAGARFIQTQAVYDLELFRDFMAAVREQGWDKEVFILAGVVPPKSAGTLRYISKIPGMVVPAELIRRVEGAADQVLEGKRFAVELIRQLRTIEGVRGVHVMAIRWEEAVPEIVSEAGLLPRPQADNH
- a CDS encoding methylenetetrahydrofolate reductase C-terminal domain-containing protein: MIVARRKPAPPLLAAATGKSTILVAGCKGCVAVCGAGGEREVGLLATQLELAAKRLGQKRTVIRATVARQCDPGFLPPFDNLMEQAQACFSLGCGVGVQYMAERYPGKPVFPAVDTVFAGGSPAAGHWEERCRMCGECVLGETGGICPVSRCAKELLNGPCGGSVNGRCEIGRDQPCAWNLIYERLSGQGRLKNLNVITPPKDWSRAGAGVRSVAREDLMP
- a CDS encoding hydrogenase iron-sulfur subunit — translated: MTVEKKWQPKIIAFCCHHCAYGAADTAGIMRLQYPSEVRIIRVPCSGRVDEESILRAFAGGADGVVVAGCLEGSCHYLVGNTRAGRRVERMRTFLSEVGLEAERLEMHHLAASMGPSFARMAAEFTGRVRLLGPVFPLVHAAAAEGRCGP